The genomic window GATTGCCCTCGCTGCGGTGGCCGGTGAAGAGCTGGAACCGCTTGGCCGCGGGGTCGCCCGCGAAGTGCGCCTCGATGGCGTCGAGGAGGCGTCCGCCGAGCCCGTGGCGCTGCATCCGCGGGTGGACGATGAGTTTGGCGATCCGTGCGGTGCCGGCCTGGTCGATCTCGCCGCGTACGGAGGCGATGACCTCGTCGCCGAGCCGGGCCACCAGGGCGTGGCCCCTGCCGAGTTCGGCCCGCAGGTCGTCGAGGGTCTGGGTGAGCGGCTCGATGCCGTAGTCGCCGTAGAGTTCAGCCTCTGTCTGGTAGCACAGGTACTGCAGCTTGAGGATGGCTTCGGCGTCCTGTGCCGTCGCCGCTGAGATGGTCACGCTCATGCCCATGTGCGCATGCCTCCCGCTCACCTGTCACCCGGTTGTCTACCGCTCCATTCCCCGGAGTTCAGGAGCTGCAACCTCTGCCGGAAGCATTCTGCGCAGACATCCCAGGCAACGGGAACGCATTGGCCCCAGACTTCCTTGTGAGATACCCAACTGTCCTGCGATTTCCCGGTAGGTGGGGTCCACGGAGGACAGCATCGCAGTCAGCAGCCGCGGGCAGTGTCCGGGCGTGCGGGCCACGGCGGCGCGCAGCATCCGGCGCCGTTCGGCGACGAGCGCGGCGCGTTCGGGGCAGGCGGCGGGTCCGGTCGGCGGTTCGCCGGCGTACGGGCGCTCGCGCAAGGCCCGCCGCCGGGCACGGCGGGCCTCCTCGTGCACGGCGCCGCGTACCCAGCCGGCCGCGTCGGCCGGCGGCCCCTCGGCGTCGAGCCGCTCCAGCAGGCGTACCCACACGGCCTGTTCGAGGTCCGCGGAGTCCAGGGCGCCGTCGTGGGCCTCGGCGTACGCCTCGGCCTGGACGAGCGGGCGGAGCACCCGGACGAGCGCGCCGGCGCCGTCCCGGTCGGCGGCTTCGTCGGTGAAGGTGGCGGTTTCACGGAGCGTCATGTCCCGCGGGACGTGTCCGCCGCGAGCCGCGGTTTCGCCTACGCCCGCCGCTCACCCGACCGCATGACGGCCGTGAAGCCGCTGACGCACCCGCGCCGGGTGCGTCGGCGCGGGTGCGTCAGCGCGGGTGCGTCGGCGCGGGGGGGCGTCAACGGGCGAGGAAGTCCTCACGTGCCAGCAGCCCGGTGTCCGGGTTGTCGGTGAAGATGCCGTCGATGCCCTGCTCGAAGTAGACCTTGAAGGCCCCGAAGGCGTCGCCGTACGCGTTCGGGTCGGTGCCGCGCCGGAAGTCCGCGGGCAGGAAGGAGTTCTCGTTCCGCATCGTGTACGGGTGCAGGAGCAGCCCCTTCGCGTGCGCGTCCCTGACCAGGGTGGTGGGCGCGCCGAGCTTGCCGCTCGCGTCCCTCGGAACGACCAGGTCGAGGGTCGGTCCGATGCCCTGCGCGTACGAGGCGATCCACGCGAGGCCCTCGGGCGTGACGAGGTCCGCGACCGTGCGGGGATCACCGGCCTGGACGAAGTCCCAGGGACGGGTGGCGGCGCCGGAGAGCAGCACGACGCGCGGCGAGGAGACGAGCTTCGCGAGCCGCTCGATGCTGCTCGGCTCGAACGACTGGAGGAAGACCGGCGAGTTGGCCCGGTGGCGGCCGTAGCGGCGCAGCAGCTTCGCGAGCGGCTCCTCCAGACCGAGGCCGATGCCGCGGAAGTAGGTGGGGTGCTTGGTCTCCACGTGCAGCCACACCGGGCGCCCGCGCCTGCGGCCCTCCTGCTCGGCCCAGCGCAGCACCTCCTCGAAGGTGGGGACGGTCCAGCGGCCGTCGTAGAGGGTGTTCTCCTGGCGGCTGGCGGGGATGCGCTCCGTGGCGCGCAGGGTCTTGAGCTCGGCGAGGGTGAAGTCCTCGGTGAACCAGCCCGTCAGGCTCGTGCCGTCGACGGACTTGGTGGTCCTGCGGGAGGCGAACTCGGGGCGGGCCGAGACGTCCGTCGTACCCGTGATGTCGTTTTCGTGACGGCAGACCAGATGCCCGTCCTTGGTGGGCACGAGGTCCTGTTCGATGATGTGCGCGCCCATGTCCAGGGCCAGCTGGTACGAGCCCAGGGTGTGCTCGGGGCGGTAGCCGCTGGCGCCGCGGTGGGCGATGACCGTGGGCACGGCGAGCCCGTGGGGGCCGTGGCCGCTGCTGCCGTGACCGCTCGGACCGCTGTGACGTTCCTCCGCGTGCGCCGCCGTGGCGCCGCCGATGCCGAGCGCCGCCGAACCGAGTACCGCCGCGCCGAGGACGGCTCGCCGCCCGGGAGTCCTGTCCGCACCCTGTGTCATGAACGCTCCTCCAAAGGGATGTGATGTCCCGCACTGCCGGCGGGTCCCGGCACGGCGCTCCACGCTAGGTGAACGTGCGTTACGTGCAGGAGACCCAGGGCAAACGCACCCAGAACTCAGGTCAACACTGTGTATCTGCTCGATGAACCCAATGTGCGCTCGGCCCGGACCCGCGAGTATCGTCCTCACCTGCAGAGACTTCGCCGGCCGTACCCGACCGCCCATGACTTCGGAGGACCCGTTGTCCCGCTTGTCGCTCATCAAGGCAGTGCTCGGACCGATCCTGCGCCTGATGTTCCGCCCCCGGGTGGAAGGCGTGCAGCACATCCCCGGGAACGGCCCCGTCATCCTCGCCGGCAACCACCTCACGTTCATCGACTCGATGATCCTGCCGCTCGTCTGCGACCGGCAGGTCTTCTTCATCGGCAAGGACGAGTACGTCACGGGCAAGGGCCTGAAGGGCCGGCTGATGGCCTGGTTCTTCACCGGCGTGGGCATGATCCCGGTCGACCGGGACGGGGCGAACGGCGGCGTCGCCGCGCTGATGACCGGCCGCCGGGTGCTGGAGGAGGGCAAGGTCTTCGGCATCTACCCGGAGGGCACCCGCTCCCCCGACGGCCGCCTCTACCGGGGCCGTACGGGCATCGCCCG from Streptomyces formicae includes these protein-coding regions:
- a CDS encoding RNA polymerase sigma factor, whose product is MTLRETATFTDEAADRDGAGALVRVLRPLVQAEAYAEAHDGALDSADLEQAVWVRLLERLDAEGPPADAAGWVRGAVHEEARRARRRALRERPYAGEPPTGPAACPERAALVAERRRMLRAAVARTPGHCPRLLTAMLSSVDPTYREIAGQLGISQGSLGPMRSRCLGCLRRMLPAEVAAPELRGMER
- a CDS encoding glycerophosphodiester phosphodiesterase, with the translated sequence MTQGADRTPGRRAVLGAAVLGSAALGIGGATAAHAEERHSGPSGHGSSGHGPHGLAVPTVIAHRGASGYRPEHTLGSYQLALDMGAHIIEQDLVPTKDGHLVCRHENDITGTTDVSARPEFASRRTTKSVDGTSLTGWFTEDFTLAELKTLRATERIPASRQENTLYDGRWTVPTFEEVLRWAEQEGRRRGRPVWLHVETKHPTYFRGIGLGLEEPLAKLLRRYGRHRANSPVFLQSFEPSSIERLAKLVSSPRVVLLSGAATRPWDFVQAGDPRTVADLVTPEGLAWIASYAQGIGPTLDLVVPRDASGKLGAPTTLVRDAHAKGLLLHPYTMRNENSFLPADFRRGTDPNAYGDAFGAFKVYFEQGIDGIFTDNPDTGLLAREDFLAR
- a CDS encoding lysophospholipid acyltransferase family protein, which gives rise to MTSEDPLSRLSLIKAVLGPILRLMFRPRVEGVQHIPGNGPVILAGNHLTFIDSMILPLVCDRQVFFIGKDEYVTGKGLKGRLMAWFFTGVGMIPVDRDGANGGVAALMTGRRVLEEGKVFGIYPEGTRSPDGRLYRGRTGIARLTLMTGAPVVPFAMIGTDKLQPGGAGLPRPGRVTVRFGEPMEFSRYDGMDRDRYVLRAVTDSVMTEVMRLSGQEYVDMYATKAKAAA
- a CDS encoding GNAT family N-acetyltransferase, which gives rise to MGMSVTISAATAQDAEAILKLQYLCYQTEAELYGDYGIEPLTQTLDDLRAELGRGHALVARLGDEVIASVRGEIDQAGTARIAKLIVHPRMQRHGLGGRLLDAIEAHFAGDPAAKRFQLFTGHRSEGNLRLYRSHGYAPVATREVGPRLTLITLEKDAARAQGDYAASA